The Tolypothrix sp. NIES-4075 genomic interval AAGACCAGCTTATTCATCATTAGATACTCAGAAAATTTCTCATACGTTTGGGTTAACTTTGCCTAGCTGGCAAAGAAATTTAGAGTTGGTGCTTGATTCGTAAAGTTCATAACCAATTGATGACAACCAATTCTTTTTCTAACAAAAAATAATTGTTAGTGGTGCTAGGACAGTTAGTCTTTATTAGCGATCGCTTTGCGTAGAATAATAGCGATCGCTCTGCGTAGAATAACTCTTTGGAGTTACAAGCAGCTCGTTACACTGAACTTTACCACCCAACTTTACAAAAACTTCACACAAATTGTATACAATCTCTGACGATTAATCCTGATTCTTCTATAAGTGACAGAAGATTCCAGTAGGAACACGCAAATAAATCGGCTACTTTATCGTCATGAAAAAATAGTCCGGCAATTTGAAACAACCCAAGCATGATGAGTGTTATACCCCTGTTGACAACGGCGATCGCGCTTTGCGAAGTCTGTATCAAGTCTGGTAAATCAATCAGAACAAGCATTAGTTATGTAAGGAAACAATCTAGGGGGGGCTAACTGAAAATCAATGCGAAGCAATTTTCCCTATTCATACAGAAAGTTCTATTAGTAGTTTGTTTTGTTAGAGTGAGCGACTGTTACAGATTAGAAAATCAAGTAATCATGTCGATTAGTTAAGTTTAGATTGTTTTGAAAGCAAAACCGAGTAATTATGGTCACAAAAATCTACTCATTCGACGTATTTGAGACATGTTTAGTTCGGGTTTGGGCAAAACCAACAGACTTATTTTGGGAATTGGGAGAACAACTAAGGCAACAAAAACTAACCGAGATATCAGCAGATTCTTGGCAGCAGATGCGGATAAAAGCAGAAACCGCAGCCAGAGAAATATCGAAAACCGGAGAAGTAAGCGTAGAACAAATCTACCAACAATTAGCTCGTTTGTTGGGTTGGTCAACAACTCAAACTGAACAAGCTATGCACAAAGAAATTGCATTAGAGTTAGCTTCTTTGCGTCCCGTACCTGCCATTCAAAAAAGAATACAAGCACTACAGCAAGCAAATCAGCGGCTCATCTACATGTCAGATATGTATTTATCTGAAGAAACGATTAAGACTTTCCTCAAAGAAAATAATGTCTGGGCAGCGGGTAGCAGTTTGTATGTCTCATCCGAAATAGGGGTGAGCAAGTCAAATGGTAAATTATTTCCACATTGCCTGGGACAGGAATCAGTCAAAGCATCCCAGTTAAACCATATTGGAGACAACTTGCACTCCGATGTGAAAATGGCGAAAAAACAGGGAGTTAAAGTTGAACCTATTTCGCAAACCCACCTAAATCGATACGAACAACTGATTGCAAATGATGACGAGCTACCTTTGCGATTTCGCTCGTTGCTAGCGGGTGCAAGCAGACTTACCCGTTTGCAGTCTCAAGAAACGAGTGCTGACAAACAAGTTATTTGGGACACAACAGCGAGTGCGATCGCTCCAATTTTGTTCGGTTTCGTTCACTGGTGCTTAGTAGAAGCGCAAAAAAAAGGAATTCAAAGACTATACTTTGTTGCCAGAGATGGGCAAATATTGCAAAAAATTGCTCAAGTTATCTCCCAGAAGTGGGGATATACAATTGAATGCTGCTACTTATATGGTTCTCGTCAAGCATGGCATCTGCCTGCTCTCCTAGAGATTGGGGAAGTTGAGCTTTCCTGGATATTGGATGGCATTGATTCTTTATCAAATTTTATATCAATTCGTTCCATTTGTGACCGGGTTAACATATCACCAGAGCAAATTAAAGATATCCTCAGTCGCTATAATTTTCCTGCTGAGAAATGGGATGTTAATCTTCAGCAGCACGAACGTGAATTATTGAGGCAAATTGTTACTGAAAAAGAAGTTACTAAACTTATCATCTCAACTGCTGCTATTTATCGCGAGAAGGTCATCGGCTACTTCTGTCAGGAAGGGCTAAACGATGGAGTTCCCTTTGGTTTTGTGGATGTTGGCTGGAGTGGAAACATACAACGTTCTTTTAGTAGATTACTGGGCATTGCTGGTCTCTATCCTGAGTCTGGTGTCTGTGGTTTTTACTTTGCCTTGGGAAATCCGGTTAAGCCATTTCAAAAAGATCGTTTACTAGCTTATTTCTATGATGTAGACAAAGATTACGATTTCTTTTTTCCCTGTAAGTACAGATGCTTGTTTGAGCTTTTTACAGCGGCAGATCATGGTAGCACGAAGAGCTACCAGCAATGCGGTGAACAGTATATTCCCGTACTTCGTTCCCCAACAAACGAAAAAGCGATTAATTGGGGGTTATATGTGCTGCAACGTGCCGCTGTTGAATTTGCACAGCAAATCACGACTAACCTGAGTGAGCAAGAATGTACAACTAATTTTTTCCTAAAAGCTACTCAAATTTTGGCAAAAGAACTTATCTTAAATCCTTCCTTTCAGGAAGCGCAAGTGTTTGGCTCATTTGTCATGTCTGGAGATCAAACTGAACATTCCTTCTATCAACTCGCGCCAATTTACAGTTTAGCTGACTGGTGCAGACTACTGCTTTATAGTAGGCATCCACATAGAGATACCTGGTTTCCTGCTTCAGTTGCCAGAGGTAACCCGATTGTGAGAACACTTCTAGGAACAAGGAAACTCAACATGATTCTTCAAATCAGGAGAAAATTACTCGAACGCAAGCATACTGATTTAACAAAACAAGTAAGTCAACCTACTTAACTTTAGTTTGAACTATCGTTTTCTCAGAAAATGAGTGTATTTCATCTACTTTTAGGGGTACATAGTCCGGTTAAACACCAGTCTTGTAGGTTGAACGAATTCAAACCCGGACTATGAATTTTTCAGTCGGCGAAGACTTTTTAGTGAAAAGCAGGATAGGAAGACATGATAGATAAAATAGATGTAAAAAATATACTAAACCTTGGCAAGTGGTCGTCGCAGGTAGTGTCCACAGCAGGTGGTAATTTGCACAAAAAGAGCATTGAGTGGCTAAATTTTAGTGGGACTCATACATTTATTGATAGAAGTAAGGGAAGCGATCGCCTGTTGATTGTGCTTGCTGGTTACAAAAGTTTTCTGTATCCACTAACTCTGGCTAGAGTTGTTAAGTTTGCCCCACCAGATATTGATGTCTGTATCGTCTCCTCTGGATTGTATTCTCAAGAACTGGCTGAAATGTCAGCAGTTAATAACTGGTCTTATCTGTACACAAAAACTAACAAGGTTTCACTAGTTCAAAATCTGGCGATCGCCAAGCATACACAAGCTAAGTGGATATATAAAATAGACGAGGATATTTTTATATCCGAAAACTTTTTTGAACGACTCTTAGAAGGATATTTATATGTTAAAAAAGAGGGGTTATACGACCCAGGTTTTTGTGCCCCCCTACTGAATGTTAACGGCTACTCATACATCAGCTTTCTTAAACTTATCGGTGCTGAGGATGAATACAAAGCTAAATTTGGCGAATTCAAATATGCAGCTAGCGGCATCAAGGCTTCTGATGATGGAGAAGCAGCCAAATACTTATGGAAAAAGAGTCTGCCATTTGATAAAGTAGCGCAATACATCGCCTCTCACCCTTTCAAATACTCACCATCACCGCATCGTTTCAGCATTGGCGCCATTCTTTTTGAAAAAGAATTTTGGCAAGAAATAGGTGGCTTCAGAACTCCATTAAAACAAGGTGGGTTGGGCATGGATGAAGCATATTTATGTAAAGACTGTATACAACTGTCGAGAACAATGATTGTTATTCACAACGTGTTTGCTGGACATTTTTCATTCGGACCGCAAACACCTGCGATGAAAGAGTATTTACCAGAAATATACTCTCAACTTTCCTTGGAACCTCAACTTTCCTTAGAACCTCAACTTTCCTTACAAGGGAGTGTAAACCATGAAATTTGATTGGTTAATTGTCGGAGCCGGATATTCAGGCTGTGTGCTAGCTGAACGAATCGCCAATCAACTAGGGCAGAGAGTACTAATTTTAGACCAGCGAGACCACATTGGCGGCAATGCCTACGATTACTACAACGAGCATGGCATCTTAGTACACAAGTACGGTCCTCATATCTTTCACACCAAATCCAAAAAAATCTGGGATTACTTATCTCAATTTACCGAGTGGCGACACTACTACCACCATGTGCTAGGTGTGGTGGAGGGGAAGAAGGTTCCCATCCCATTCAATTTAAATTCACTTTACGCGCTGTTTCCTCCCAGCTACGCCCAAAAGCTAGAGGAACAACTTTTAGAAAACTTTGGCTTTGGGGTGAAAGTACCGATTCTCAAGTTGCGTGAAAGTGCCAGTGGAGATTTAGAGTTTTTAGCTAACTACATCTATGAGAAAGTTTTCTTACACTACACAACTAAGCAGTGGGGACTCAAACCAGAGGAACTTGATCGCGGTGTGACAGGACGCGTTCCAGTCTACATCAGCCGAGACGATCGCTACTTCCAAGACCCCTATCAAGCGATGCCAAAGTACGGCTATACCGAGATGTTCCGCCGGATGCTGGCTCACCCTAATATCAAGATACTCTTGCAAACTGATTATCGGGAAGTCATTAACGACATCAAATTCAACCGGATGGTTTACACCGGTCCAATCGATACTTTCTTCGACTATATGTATGGCGAACTACCTTATCGCAGCCTGCGCTTTCAGTTTGAAACCCTGGATCAAGAATGCTACCAGGAAGTAGGTACAGTTAACTACCCCAACGACTACGATATTACCCGTATTACTGAACAAAAGTATTTATCTGGGCAAACTTCACCGAAAACTACATTGGTAATGGAGTATCCCCAAGCCTACGTACCAGGTAAAAATGACCCTTACTACCCCATCCTTCATGAAGAAAACCGCGAGCGTTATGACCTTTACCTGAAAGAGGCTCAGAAACTTAACGGTGCAGTCATCTTTGCTGGACGGCTGGCCGAATACAAGTACTACGACATGGATCAGGCAGCATTAAGAGCTTTGAGTTTGTTTGAGAAAGAAGTGGCAGTGGCGCAGTAAAAAATATATCTTTTCCGGAACAGGTGAGATATGTGCTGAATATCTAAAACTGACAGGGTTGAGTTGCACAGAGATTGGTAGAAATTTTTACATCTGATAGAGAATAAATATGCAACAGTCGCTTACAGATACACTTCACCCAATAGAACTCTTACCACTGCCAGACAAACCGCTTGTTTCGGTCTTAGTTCCTAACTACAACTATGCTAAATATATTGGCGAAACTTTAGAGAGTGCGCTTTGCCAAACTTACCCCAATTTTGAAGTCATAGTCTGTGATGATGGCTCTAAAGATAATTCTTGTGAAGTCATCGAAAGTTATGTACAGAAAGATTCTAGAATCAAGCTGATACGCAAGCCGAATGGGGGTGTTGCCACTGCCCTAAATGCAGCATATCAGGCGAGCAAGGGTGAAATTATTTGCTTGTTAGATGCAGATGATATTTGGATGGATAACAAGCTGCAAAAGATTCTAGATGTATTTAGGTCTGACCCTAAGTGCGGCTTTGCTATTCACAATGTAATTCAAATTGATGCTCAGGGTAACTTGATAAAATTAACACCTACATTAAGGCGTTTAGCTTCGGGGTGGATGGCTCTGTCTGCTTTGGAAAACGGTGGATTCGTATACAACATACCTCCAGCCTCTGCACTGAGCCTGCGACGGGAAATAGCCGACTCTATATTTCCGCTGAATGAAGAATTTAAGCGCAATGCAGACAGTCTTATCTTCCGTTTCGCTCCATTTATAACAGTCATTGGCTCCGCTCCAGAAGTACTAAGTAAGTTTCGTTTACATGGAGCGAACACAACAAGTTTCACAAATTTGACAGCCGATTTACTCAACAAAGAGCAAACTGTTTTAGAGCGTATACATCAAGCACAGAAAAACTTTCTCCAAAATATTTACGGTGCAAAGATTGCCGAAAAACTGACAGATTTAAAGTACAGTACGGCTGTTTGTCACGACCGCTATTTACTAGCTCGCTTTCAAGGGACATATAGTCAGGAACGGCGAGAAATTTATCAGCGGTTGATTAATCACCCAGAGTTTTCTAACTGGTCTGTCGCTCAACAGTGGTTATTTAAATGGGGTGAATATCTGCCCAACAGAATTTTTAAGGTGTTATTTGACCAAGTTTATGGTTCAAGCCACCTGAAACGATTATTTAAGTGGTTCACCCAAAAAAGTTATCAGTTATCTCGATAAATTTCCCAGTCATTTTTAATTTTCATTAGGTAGAATAAGCATTGCACAAATGGCTAACAGACTCACTGGTAAAGAACTCAATATCATCTGGTGTCACGAGTGCTATTTACTATCTCGTCTGCAAGGTGCGTCTAAAGAAGAACGTCAACGGACACATCAGCAACTTGTCACTCATCCAGAATTCAATCATATGTTTAGCTGGCGTAAACCGCATAGATGGTTAGTCCAATGGGACTTACCAGATGCTCTGTTTACGTTGTTATTTGCCAAATATATGGTTCAGGTCGCCTCAAACGCTTTGTTAAATCCTTGTTGCTGCCAAAACTCTATATAAAGAGTGTACAGGCATAAGTATAATTTATAATATTTTGGACTAAGCAGGAGAAAAATATTGTGAATCATTCTCCCTTACGTATACTTTTCATTAGCCACGCCTACGTAGTCGGCGTGAATCAGGGAAAGCTTAATGCGATCGCCCAGACTGGCAAAGCTGAAGTTGGTTTACTAGCTCCTAGCAATTGGAAAGCATTGGAGTGGAATCGCCTACTTCCATTAGAGACACCCTACCCCAATATTAAAACTTATTCAGCGCCTGTCCTCTTTCCAGGTCGAGGGGGAGCTCATGTTTATGCACCTTGGAAAATCTGGCACTTCCTTAACGACTTTCAACCAGATGTAGTGCAGGTAGAGGAAGAAGTCTTTTCCCTGAGTACGTTTGAGCTAGCAATTTGGAGCCGAATCACCGGTAAGCCCCTAGTCGTCTTCGGTTGGGAAAACATGGAGCGCCGCTTGCCACTGCCACGCCACTGGATTCGCCAATTCGTCATGAGTACGGCAAAGCTGATTATTGCTGGTAATCGTGACGGGGCGAATTTGCTACGTCAATGGGGCTACACCGGGTTAGTGGAAATCATGCCCCAGATCGGAGTAGATACTCAGTTATTTGCTGCTAGTATGCGATCGCCTAAGGGTCGAAATGAGCAATTTCAAATTGGTTTCCTGGGGCGGTTCGTACCTGAAAAGGGCGTTGATGTTATATTTGCCGCAGTCCGCCAACTCCAACAGCAAGGACTCAACTGCCGGATCATCCTATGTGGTTCCGGTTCGGGTGAAGAAGCTCTCAGGCAAGAGGCGCAAAAGCAGCAAGTTGCCGATCTGGTAACTTGGCAAGGAGCAGTACGCCATGAACAAGCTCCTGAACAGCTCGGCAAATTTGATGTCCTCGTTTTGCCCTCACGGACAGCCGCAACTTGGAAAGAGCAGTTTGGTCATGTGCTGATTGAAGCAATGGCAATGGGTGTGCCGGTAATTGGCTCTAGTTCTGGCGAGATTCCCAACGTGATTGGGCGTCCCGATTTAGTCTTTTCAGAAGGAGATGCTCAGGGACTAGCGGTAATATTGGAGCGCATGATCCGCGATCCTGGGTGGCGAAAAGAAGCTGGGCGCTACGGCATGACCAGAGTATATCAGCATTACACCCACGAACGGATTGCGGAGCGGTTAATTAGCCTTTGGCAAAAGTTACTGAAGCCAAATGGGGTATACAATGAGACAGAAAAAGCTCAGATGGGAGTGCCTGAATAAGAGCGTTGATGATGTTTTGAGGGTGAGGAATTACCAATGCGTGTAGTAATTGCGCGGTTAATATCTGATTTTAGTATGGATGTCTACGCTGATGGCATCATTTCCGGACTGCGAACTGTTCGACCAAACTGGGAAATTGTCGATTTAAAACCGCATCCTATTGACAGAAAAAGTCGCTCTCTGTTTCTCAGAGTTTGGAAATACTACGAACGTTTCTGGCGTTTTCCTCAACAAGTGCAGCAGCAAGTCGCGGATATCTTTCATATCATCGACCCTAGCGAGGCGCACATTACTTATTGGTTAAAAAATAAGAATAAAACTGTTGTCGTCACTTGCCATGACCTAATCAACTTTTACAGTCGAGATAATCTACAAGGCTCAGTGGAACTGCCCTTTATCAGTCGTGGTATGTGGCTACACGCTGTGAAAGGCATGAAGTACGCCGATCGCATTGTCGCTGTTTCTTCTATGACAGCCAAAGATACAACTCAAATATTAGATATTGAACCAACTCGTATTTCTGTAATACCTAACGCTGTTGAAGCTGGATTTCAACCATTAGCCAAGGAACAAGCCGAGTTTTTCCGGCAAAAATATGGAATTTCACCGGAAACAATTTGTTTATTGAATGTAGGGTCAAATCACCCGCGCAAGAATCTTTCTACCATTCTCAAAGTAGTAGAAACTTTGCAGCAACGAGGAATGTCTATCCATTTGTTGAAAGTGGGTGCAGACTTTACAGATGAACAAAAAGCTTTTATCCAAACCCAAGGTCTAGAAAACTATGTCAGCTACTTAGGCAAGCCAGATAAATCTACCCTGGTTCAAATGTATAACGCCGCTGATATGTTGATAGCGCCTTCACTCCATGAGGGATTTGGCATAACCCTTATAGAAGCAATGGCTTGCGGAATTCCAGTCATCACCTCGAAAGTTTCAGCCATGCCTGAAGTAGTGGGAGATGCTGGAGTTTTAGTTGACCCAACCGACTATCAAGCAATAGCAGATGCAGTGTGCCATCTGCAAAATAATCCTGTTTACTATCAGGAGTTGGTGAAGAAGGGACTGGTAAGAGCTAAATCATTTACCTGGGAGAAAACAGCGGAGCAAATCGCGGAAATTTATGAGAAGTTGCTAGACAATAAAAAATTACAAGGAGTTGCTACAACCTAGTCTTAATTGGTTGTTCAAGGTATTCTCAAGAGGCATTCTAGTTATGAAAATTCTTATATCTGCTTACTCCTGCGAACCAGGCAAAGGATCTGAGCGCGGCGTTGGTTGGAATGTTGTTCGGGAAGTAGCCAAGTATCATGAAGTTTGGGTGTTGACCCGTCCTGATGAGAGTAAAGAAGCAATTGAAGCCGAACTTGCCCG includes:
- a CDS encoding HAD family hydrolase, whose translation is MVTKIYSFDVFETCLVRVWAKPTDLFWELGEQLRQQKLTEISADSWQQMRIKAETAAREISKTGEVSVEQIYQQLARLLGWSTTQTEQAMHKEIALELASLRPVPAIQKRIQALQQANQRLIYMSDMYLSEETIKTFLKENNVWAAGSSLYVSSEIGVSKSNGKLFPHCLGQESVKASQLNHIGDNLHSDVKMAKKQGVKVEPISQTHLNRYEQLIANDDELPLRFRSLLAGASRLTRLQSQETSADKQVIWDTTASAIAPILFGFVHWCLVEAQKKGIQRLYFVARDGQILQKIAQVISQKWGYTIECCYLYGSRQAWHLPALLEIGEVELSWILDGIDSLSNFISIRSICDRVNISPEQIKDILSRYNFPAEKWDVNLQQHERELLRQIVTEKEVTKLIISTAAIYREKVIGYFCQEGLNDGVPFGFVDVGWSGNIQRSFSRLLGIAGLYPESGVCGFYFALGNPVKPFQKDRLLAYFYDVDKDYDFFFPCKYRCLFELFTAADHGSTKSYQQCGEQYIPVLRSPTNEKAINWGLYVLQRAAVEFAQQITTNLSEQECTTNFFLKATQILAKELILNPSFQEAQVFGSFVMSGDQTEHSFYQLAPIYSLADWCRLLLYSRHPHRDTWFPASVARGNPIVRTLLGTRKLNMILQIRRKLLERKHTDLTKQVSQPT
- the glf gene encoding UDP-galactopyranose mutase, whose amino-acid sequence is MKFDWLIVGAGYSGCVLAERIANQLGQRVLILDQRDHIGGNAYDYYNEHGILVHKYGPHIFHTKSKKIWDYLSQFTEWRHYYHHVLGVVEGKKVPIPFNLNSLYALFPPSYAQKLEEQLLENFGFGVKVPILKLRESASGDLEFLANYIYEKVFLHYTTKQWGLKPEELDRGVTGRVPVYISRDDRYFQDPYQAMPKYGYTEMFRRMLAHPNIKILLQTDYREVINDIKFNRMVYTGPIDTFFDYMYGELPYRSLRFQFETLDQECYQEVGTVNYPNDYDITRITEQKYLSGQTSPKTTLVMEYPQAYVPGKNDPYYPILHEENRERYDLYLKEAQKLNGAVIFAGRLAEYKYYDMDQAALRALSLFEKEVAVAQ
- a CDS encoding glycosyltransferase family 2 protein, which gives rise to MQQSLTDTLHPIELLPLPDKPLVSVLVPNYNYAKYIGETLESALCQTYPNFEVIVCDDGSKDNSCEVIESYVQKDSRIKLIRKPNGGVATALNAAYQASKGEIICLLDADDIWMDNKLQKILDVFRSDPKCGFAIHNVIQIDAQGNLIKLTPTLRRLASGWMALSALENGGFVYNIPPASALSLRREIADSIFPLNEEFKRNADSLIFRFAPFITVIGSAPEVLSKFRLHGANTTSFTNLTADLLNKEQTVLERIHQAQKNFLQNIYGAKIAEKLTDLKYSTAVCHDRYLLARFQGTYSQERREIYQRLINHPEFSNWSVAQQWLFKWGEYLPNRIFKVLFDQVYGSSHLKRLFKWFTQKSYQLSR
- a CDS encoding glycosyltransferase; amino-acid sequence: MNHSPLRILFISHAYVVGVNQGKLNAIAQTGKAEVGLLAPSNWKALEWNRLLPLETPYPNIKTYSAPVLFPGRGGAHVYAPWKIWHFLNDFQPDVVQVEEEVFSLSTFELAIWSRITGKPLVVFGWENMERRLPLPRHWIRQFVMSTAKLIIAGNRDGANLLRQWGYTGLVEIMPQIGVDTQLFAASMRSPKGRNEQFQIGFLGRFVPEKGVDVIFAAVRQLQQQGLNCRIILCGSGSGEEALRQEAQKQQVADLVTWQGAVRHEQAPEQLGKFDVLVLPSRTAATWKEQFGHVLIEAMAMGVPVIGSSSGEIPNVIGRPDLVFSEGDAQGLAVILERMIRDPGWRKEAGRYGMTRVYQHYTHERIAERLISLWQKLLKPNGVYNETEKAQMGVPE
- a CDS encoding glycosyltransferase family 4 protein; amino-acid sequence: MRVVIARLISDFSMDVYADGIISGLRTVRPNWEIVDLKPHPIDRKSRSLFLRVWKYYERFWRFPQQVQQQVADIFHIIDPSEAHITYWLKNKNKTVVVTCHDLINFYSRDNLQGSVELPFISRGMWLHAVKGMKYADRIVAVSSMTAKDTTQILDIEPTRISVIPNAVEAGFQPLAKEQAEFFRQKYGISPETICLLNVGSNHPRKNLSTILKVVETLQQRGMSIHLLKVGADFTDEQKAFIQTQGLENYVSYLGKPDKSTLVQMYNAADMLIAPSLHEGFGITLIEAMACGIPVITSKVSAMPEVVGDAGVLVDPTDYQAIADAVCHLQNNPVYYQELVKKGLVRAKSFTWEKTAEQIAEIYEKLLDNKKLQGVATT